One window of the Delphinus delphis chromosome 20, mDelDel1.2, whole genome shotgun sequence genome contains the following:
- the LOC138413928 gene encoding LOW QUALITY PROTEIN: tetrapeptide repeat homeobox protein 2-like (The sequence of the model RefSeq protein was modified relative to this genomic sequence to represent the inferred CDS: substituted 1 base at 1 genomic stop codon), translating into MGERASDADSRAAVRRKREPKSLMGPTRSSGPPKRKRQERTVYTKEQLDVLKEYFQKNEYPGYQDRLRLATSLSLEEHKLQVWFKNRRAQRSRLERLAKGRSQRARDAHTDRGIPCAPGPAPAPAIATAAAVAGPAFPDGPGFRRPPLPSPAGMLPAPEPSISSHGRAMWAPAQGTQAPVQAASAPAPAPVWPLDPYAPNFGPDPFPIPVIFSRQDPSLPTSGYQTEDSFVDENDVGPGRLLNLXGHLSPQSPADPARPE; encoded by the exons ATGGGGGAAAG AGCCTCAGATGCAGACAGCAGAGCAGCAGTGAGGAGGAAGCGAGAACCCAAGTCTCTCATGG GCCCCACACGGAGCTCAGGACCCCCGAAGAGGAAGCGGCAGGAGCGCACGGTGTACACCAAAGAGCAACTGGACGTGCTCAAGGAATACTTCCAGAAGAATGAGTACCCCGGCTACCAGGACCGCCTGCGCCTGGCCACCAGCCTCAGCCTAGAGGAGCACAAACTGCAG GTGTGGTTCAAGAACCGCCGGGCCCAACGCTCGCGGCTGGAGCGACTGGCCAAGGGCCGAAGCCAGAGGGCCCGCGATGCTCACACGGACCGCGGGATCCCCTGCGCCCCCGGGCCCGCGCCTGCCCCTGCCATTGCCACTGCCGCCGCAGTTGCCGGCCCCGCGTTCCCAGACGGCCCGGGATTCCGCAggccccctctgcccagccccgcGGGGATGCTCCCAGCGCCAGAGCCCAGCATCTCCAGCCACGGCCGGGCCATGTGGGCCCCGGCACAAGGCACCCAGGCGCCCGTCCAGGCTGCTtcagccccggccccggccccagtCTGGCCTCTGGACCCCTACGCCCCCAACTTTGGCCCAGATCCTTTTCCAATTCCAGTGATATTCTCACGCCAAGACCCTTCCTTGCCGACGTCTGGGTACCAAACAGAAGATAGCTTTGTGGATGAGAACGACGTAGGCCCCGGCCGGTTACTGAATTTATAGGGTCATCTTTCTCCGCAAAGTCCTGCAGACCCCGCGAGGCCAGAGTGA